A genome region from Eurosta solidaginis isolate ZX-2024a chromosome 2, ASM4086904v1, whole genome shotgun sequence includes the following:
- the LOC137241834 gene encoding protein transport protein Sec24C-like, producing the protein MHQPFGGHEKHGPPGMPTASTEPGGAMTTHPVIPRRQCSVNHPSRVNPQYPDTSGRPGYNQPPAPVTGIYQQPQQYDQAQRRLDPDQMPNPISVIIENKNSAGGAFITNEQGLLPPLVTTKYVVEDQGNSSPRYVRSSLYCIPATADLLKTTALSITLTVSPMARTVEGEYEPPIVNFGELGAIRCNRCKAHMQLVDAGRRFQCLMCKCQLHISNIWATPDSVSINMNVLNLYWVQEYLCKKCLGTDSSQGIPQLISNINASHSIVDAVRTILGSRSIDKHIVDSSGKATISNDGATIMKLLDIVNPAVKL; encoded by the exons ATGCACCAgccatttggtggccatgagaaacatggtcctccaggtatgccgaCCGCATCAACTgaaccaggtggggcaatgacaacacatccagttataccaag acgccaatgctcagtcaaccacccaagccgggtcaacccccaatacccggacacgtccggacgtcctggttataat caaccacctgcacctgttactggtatatatcaacagccgcaacagtatgatcaagcccaacgccgtttagatcccgatcagatgccaaatccgataagcgttatcattgaaaataaaaatagcgctggtggtgcttttattactaatgaacagggtttattaccaccattggtgaccacaaaatatgtggtagaagatcagggtaactcctcgccacgttacgttag gtcgtctttgtattgcatacctgcaacagctgatttattaaaaacaacagctttgtccattacacttaccgtctcaccaatggcacgcacggttgagggtgaatatgagccacccattgtaaattttggtgaattgggtgcaattagatgtaatcgttgcaaggctcatatgcaacttgtagatgctggtcgtcgtttccaatgtctaatgtgtaaa tgccaactgcatatttccaacatttgggccacaccggacagcgtgtcgataaatatgaacgtcctgaacttgtattgggtacaagagtatttgtgtaaaaaatgtttgggtaccgatagctctcaaggtatacctcaactcatatccaacatcaatgcctcgcattcaattgtggacgctgtacgcactatattgggttcacgtagtattgacaagcatattgttgattccagtggtaaggccacaatttcaaatgatggggcaaccattatgaaactattggatattgtgaatccagccgtaaaactctag